In Arthrobacter ramosus, one DNA window encodes the following:
- a CDS encoding CPBP family intramembrane glutamic endopeptidase, translating to MGTIPSAGRLYRFTGLDAAAFGLYVSLAAVLSLATAPVTTFVQRIFPDPAIAVFAINLAFYASVGLFAVAAAWRVIARDLLILATRPWFTLAMIPLSIVAMLVITAILVTVTGSAKSSQNQLGLQSLVLQLPAWFVVPLLVVLGPFVEEYLFRHLLIGKLSRRVNIWLCCALSVLCFAAIHVVGREGLVLPALAPYLGMGVVLVAVYVWTGKNVMFSYFVHAAKNLLAVVLIYAIPPQLLGG from the coding sequence ATGGGCACCATTCCGTCAGCCGGCAGGCTATACCGTTTCACGGGCTTGGACGCTGCGGCTTTCGGACTCTATGTGTCATTGGCGGCCGTTCTGAGCCTCGCCACCGCCCCGGTGACGACTTTCGTGCAGCGGATCTTTCCCGATCCGGCAATCGCCGTCTTCGCCATCAACCTCGCTTTCTACGCTTCGGTCGGCCTGTTCGCGGTTGCGGCTGCGTGGCGCGTCATAGCCCGCGACCTCCTGATCCTGGCCACCCGTCCGTGGTTCACGCTTGCCATGATTCCGCTGTCCATCGTGGCGATGCTGGTGATCACCGCCATCCTGGTGACGGTTACCGGCTCGGCCAAGTCGTCGCAAAACCAACTGGGCTTGCAGTCCCTCGTGCTGCAACTGCCGGCTTGGTTCGTGGTGCCTTTGCTGGTGGTGCTGGGTCCCTTCGTGGAGGAATACCTGTTCCGGCACCTGCTCATCGGCAAGCTGTCCCGTCGTGTCAACATTTGGCTCTGTTGCGCCCTGTCCGTGCTTTGCTTCGCCGCCATCCACGTCGTGGGACGTGAAGGCCTGGTACTTCCCGCCCTGGCCCCGTACCTCGGAATGGGCGTTGTCCTGGTGGCCGTCTACGTCTGGACAGGCAAGAACGTGATGTTCTCCTACTTCGTTCACGCCGCCAAGAACCTGTTGGCGGTCGTGCTGATCTACGCGATCCCGCCGCAACTCCTGGGCGGCTGA
- a CDS encoding amino acid permease — translation MPQNTTTDLQREPGTLAAPSTSTTSENLSAEGYQKTLSRRHVTMIAMGGAIGVGLFMGAGGRLASTGPALIFSYAIAGVIAYLLMRALGELIMYRQTSGSFVSYAGEMFGKKGAFLSGWMYFINWAMTGIAELIAIGLYFQFFFPNVPVELSAIAALVLLVAVNLFSVKAFGEFEFWASCLKVAAILIFLAVGTFMVVTNAQVGTGHASVGNLFAADGGMFPKGGLVMILVLNAVIFAYNAIELVGITAGEMQNPEREVPKAIRAVVVRIVVFYVGSVMLLAMLLPSDQYHAGTSPFVTVFGQMGLPWMGDVMNMVVITAALSSCNSGLYSIGRIFRTMANNGHAPKWLTKMSTRHVPYAAILAIGAVYLVGILLNIWLGGSHAFDLALNTASIGVIFTWGSIFASQIALRKKKGNVSSLPMPGSPWTSWVGLIALLAITVLIGMDTMTDKATGEVFLLGLWTLATIPFFALVLWLGWQKVKNNEPKSELFS, via the coding sequence GTGCCTCAAAACACCACAACCGACCTTCAGCGTGAGCCGGGAACCCTGGCTGCGCCCAGTACCTCTACAACTTCCGAAAACCTCAGCGCCGAGGGCTACCAGAAGACCCTGAGCCGCCGCCACGTCACCATGATCGCGATGGGCGGTGCGATCGGCGTCGGCCTCTTCATGGGTGCCGGTGGACGCCTTGCCTCCACCGGCCCGGCCCTGATCTTCTCGTACGCCATTGCCGGCGTCATCGCCTACCTGCTGATGCGGGCCCTCGGCGAACTGATCATGTACCGCCAGACCTCCGGCTCTTTTGTCAGCTACGCCGGTGAGATGTTCGGCAAAAAGGGTGCCTTCCTCTCCGGTTGGATGTACTTCATCAACTGGGCCATGACGGGCATCGCCGAACTCATTGCCATCGGCCTGTACTTCCAGTTCTTCTTCCCGAACGTTCCCGTTGAACTGTCCGCCATCGCCGCGCTGGTGCTGCTTGTGGCCGTGAACCTGTTCAGCGTCAAGGCCTTCGGCGAGTTCGAATTCTGGGCTTCCTGCCTCAAGGTGGCCGCGATCCTGATCTTCCTGGCCGTGGGCACCTTCATGGTGGTCACGAACGCGCAGGTCGGCACCGGCCACGCTTCCGTGGGGAACCTCTTCGCTGCCGACGGCGGAATGTTCCCCAAGGGCGGCCTGGTGATGATCCTGGTCCTCAACGCCGTGATCTTCGCTTACAACGCCATCGAACTGGTCGGCATTACCGCTGGCGAGATGCAGAACCCGGAACGCGAAGTGCCCAAGGCGATCCGCGCCGTCGTGGTCCGCATTGTGGTTTTCTACGTCGGTTCCGTCATGCTGCTGGCGATGCTCCTGCCTTCGGACCAGTACCACGCGGGAACCTCCCCGTTCGTCACGGTCTTCGGCCAGATGGGCTTGCCCTGGATGGGCGACGTCATGAACATGGTCGTCATCACCGCCGCGCTGTCCTCGTGCAACTCCGGCCTGTACTCGATCGGCCGCATCTTCCGCACCATGGCCAACAACGGACATGCCCCCAAATGGCTCACCAAGATGTCCACCCGCCACGTGCCGTACGCGGCCATCCTGGCAATCGGCGCCGTGTACCTCGTGGGCATCCTGCTCAACATCTGGTTGGGCGGTTCGCACGCCTTCGACCTCGCTCTGAACACGGCCTCGATCGGCGTCATCTTCACATGGGGCTCGATTTTCGCCAGCCAGATCGCGCTGCGCAAGAAGAAGGGCAACGTTTCCAGCCTGCCGATGCCGGGTTCGCCGTGGACCAGCTGGGTTGGCCTGATCGCCCTCTTGGCCATCACCGTGCTGATCGGCATGGACACTATGACGGACAAGGCCACGGGCGAGGTGTTCCTCCTGGGCCTCTGGACCCTGGCCACGATTCCGTTCTTCGCCTTGGTGCTGTGGCTCGGCTGGCAGAAGGTCAAGAACAACGAGCCGAAGAGCGAGCTGTTTAGCTAG
- a CDS encoding thiolase family protein yields the protein MVEAFLVGGARTPVGRYGGALSAVRPDDLAALVVREAVARAGIDPDAIDEVILGNANGAGEENRNVARMATLLAGLPLHIPGITINRLCASGMSAIIMASHMIKAGAADIVVAGGVESMSRAPWVQEKPTTAFAKPGQIFDTSIGWRFANPLFSKGELSRGGKMTYSMPETAEEVARVDGISREDADAFAVRSHERALAAIAGGRFKEEIVPVTVKTRKGETMVDTDEGPREGTTMEVLAGLRPVVAGGSVVTAGNSSSLNDGASAIIVASEAAIEKFGLTPRARIIDGGSAGCEPEIMGIGPVPATQKILTRSGLTVGDLGAVELNEAFATQSLASMRRLGLDPDIVNLDGGAISLGHPLGSSGSRIAITLLGRMERELGTADRKIGLATMCIGVGQGAAILLEGM from the coding sequence ATGGTCGAGGCTTTTCTTGTTGGCGGTGCCCGCACCCCTGTAGGCCGTTATGGCGGCGCCCTTTCCGCGGTCCGGCCCGATGACCTGGCGGCCCTCGTGGTCCGCGAAGCCGTGGCCCGTGCCGGCATCGACCCCGACGCGATCGACGAAGTCATCCTGGGCAACGCCAACGGCGCCGGCGAGGAAAACCGCAATGTCGCCCGGATGGCCACCCTTCTCGCGGGACTGCCCCTCCACATCCCGGGCATCACGATCAACCGCCTTTGCGCCTCCGGCATGAGCGCCATCATCATGGCCAGCCACATGATCAAGGCCGGCGCGGCGGACATCGTGGTGGCTGGCGGCGTCGAGTCGATGAGCCGGGCCCCGTGGGTGCAGGAGAAGCCCACCACGGCCTTCGCCAAGCCCGGCCAGATCTTCGACACCTCCATCGGCTGGCGCTTCGCCAACCCGCTCTTCAGCAAGGGCGAGTTGTCCCGCGGCGGCAAGATGACGTATTCCATGCCGGAAACCGCCGAGGAAGTCGCCCGCGTGGACGGTATCTCCCGCGAAGACGCCGATGCCTTCGCCGTCCGCTCGCACGAACGCGCACTTGCTGCCATCGCCGGCGGTCGCTTCAAGGAAGAGATCGTGCCGGTCACCGTGAAGACGCGCAAGGGCGAAACCATGGTGGACACCGACGAAGGCCCGCGCGAGGGAACCACCATGGAGGTCCTCGCCGGGCTCCGTCCAGTGGTTGCCGGCGGATCTGTTGTCACGGCGGGCAACTCCTCCTCGCTCAACGACGGCGCCTCGGCCATCATCGTCGCGTCCGAGGCTGCCATCGAAAAGTTCGGCCTCACTCCGCGGGCCCGCATCATCGACGGCGGCTCGGCCGGTTGCGAACCGGAAATCATGGGCATCGGCCCTGTTCCGGCCACCCAGAAAATCCTGACCCGTTCCGGACTCACGGTCGGCGACCTTGGCGCCGTCGAACTCAATGAAGCCTTCGCGACGCAATCGCTCGCTAGCATGCGGCGTTTGGGCCTGGATCCGGACATTGTGAACCTCGACGGCGGTGCCATCTCCCTGGGGCACCCGCTCGGTTCCAGCGGCTCACGTATCGCGATCACTTTGCTGGGCCGCATGGAACGCGAGCTGGGCACCGCCGACCGTAAGATCGGCCTCGCGACGATGTGCATCGGCGTCGGGCAGGGCGCTGCCATTCTCCTGGAAGGCATGTAA
- a CDS encoding enoyl-CoA hydratase/isomerase family protein — translation MALKPEEFGTLLIEEREDRVTVLLNRPEVRNAIDQQMVDELHQVCDYLEREPKILIIAGVEGVFASGADIGQLRERRRDDALRGINSTIFVRIAKLPMPVIAALDGYCLGGGAELAYAADFRIGTPSLRIGNPETGLGIMAAAGATWRLKELVGEPIAKEILLAGAVLRAEEALRINLITQIHEAPVLMEAAHNLADRIGRQDPLAVRITKSVFHAPAEAHPVIDTLAQGMLFESQAKFDRMQAFLDKKSAKQSSDKQSSDNPDRTRK, via the coding sequence ATGGCGTTGAAGCCAGAGGAATTCGGAACGTTGCTCATCGAGGAACGCGAGGACCGCGTCACCGTGCTGCTGAACCGGCCCGAGGTCCGCAACGCGATCGACCAGCAAATGGTGGACGAACTCCATCAGGTGTGCGATTACCTTGAACGCGAGCCCAAAATCCTGATCATTGCCGGCGTCGAAGGCGTCTTTGCATCAGGTGCCGATATCGGCCAGCTGAGGGAACGCCGCCGCGACGACGCCTTGCGCGGCATCAACTCCACCATCTTCGTGCGGATCGCGAAGCTGCCCATGCCCGTCATCGCGGCCCTGGACGGCTATTGCCTGGGCGGCGGGGCCGAACTCGCCTACGCCGCGGACTTCCGCATCGGCACGCCGAGCCTGCGCATCGGCAACCCGGAAACCGGACTGGGCATCATGGCCGCGGCCGGTGCTACGTGGCGCCTCAAGGAACTCGTGGGGGAGCCGATCGCCAAGGAGATCCTCTTGGCCGGGGCGGTCCTCCGAGCGGAGGAAGCCCTCCGCATCAATCTCATCACCCAGATCCACGAAGCTCCCGTGCTGATGGAAGCGGCCCATAACCTTGCGGACCGGATCGGCCGGCAGGATCCCTTGGCCGTGCGGATCACCAAGTCCGTGTTCCACGCTCCGGCCGAGGCGCACCCCGTGATCGACACCCTGGCCCAGGGCATGCTTTTCGAATCGCAAGCCAAGTTCGACCGCATGCAGGCGTTCCTGGACAAAAAGAGCGCCAAGCAATCCAGCGACAAACAGTCCAGCGACAATCCAGACAGGACCCGAAAATGA
- a CDS encoding SRPBCC family protein — protein MDHSTTLSQHVNASREKVWAVITDIPGSAKTLSGVKAIQMLSEGPYGEGTRWKETRAMMGREETVEMHVSQCDPPRGTTVKARQGGADYTTRFTLEERDGGTELALFFGAEVLKPTFFSKVMMAAFGKLGMSVTRKALAKDLAEIAAKAEAL, from the coding sequence ATGGACCACAGCACCACTCTCAGCCAGCACGTCAACGCCTCCCGGGAGAAAGTCTGGGCCGTCATCACCGACATTCCGGGCTCGGCCAAGACCCTCTCGGGCGTCAAAGCCATTCAGATGCTCAGCGAGGGACCCTATGGTGAGGGCACGCGGTGGAAGGAAACCCGCGCCATGATGGGCAGGGAGGAAACCGTGGAAATGCACGTTTCCCAGTGCGATCCTCCGCGCGGCACCACGGTCAAGGCGCGGCAGGGCGGCGCGGATTACACCACCCGATTCACCTTGGAAGAGCGCGACGGCGGGACCGAACTCGCGCTGTTCTTCGGCGCCGAGGTCCTCAAGCCGACTTTCTTCAGCAAGGTCATGATGGCCGCGTTCGGAAAGCTCGGGATGAGCGTCACGCGCAAGGCGCTTGCGAAGGATCTCGCCGAGATCGCGGCGAAAGCGGAGGCGCTCTGA
- a CDS encoding 1,4-dihydroxy-2-naphthoate polyprenyltransferase: protein MATAAQWIQGARLRTLPAAIAPVLIGTASAYELQSFRLLNAILAALVALLLQIGVNYANDYSDGIRGTDEDRVGPLRLVGSGAARPDHVKWAAFGAFGLAMIFGLVLVIITQSWWLILVGIGCVLAAWGYTGGKNPYGYMGFGDLFVFVFFGLVATLGTTYTQAGQVSLPAIIGAIGTGLIACALLMANNVRDIPTDMVAGKRTLAVRLGDRHARESYVLMLAVAILLVVVLAPTKPWMLIVLLLIPACLMPAWLMVNGRKRKSLIPVLKQTGLINLGYSVLFSLGLVLSHGF, encoded by the coding sequence GTGGCAACAGCTGCACAATGGATTCAAGGCGCCCGCCTGCGCACCCTGCCGGCAGCGATCGCGCCGGTGCTGATCGGCACAGCGTCCGCCTACGAGCTTCAATCTTTCCGGCTCTTGAATGCCATCCTCGCCGCCCTCGTGGCGCTGCTCCTGCAGATCGGGGTCAACTACGCCAACGACTACTCGGACGGCATCCGCGGCACCGATGAGGACCGCGTGGGTCCGCTCCGGCTGGTCGGTTCCGGCGCGGCACGCCCCGACCACGTCAAGTGGGCCGCCTTCGGAGCCTTCGGCCTGGCCATGATTTTCGGCCTGGTCCTGGTGATCATCACGCAGAGCTGGTGGCTGATCCTGGTGGGAATCGGCTGCGTCCTTGCTGCCTGGGGGTACACCGGCGGCAAGAACCCGTACGGCTACATGGGCTTTGGCGACCTGTTCGTGTTTGTCTTCTTCGGCCTGGTGGCAACGCTGGGCACCACCTACACGCAGGCCGGGCAAGTGAGCCTTCCGGCCATCATCGGCGCCATTGGCACAGGATTGATCGCCTGCGCCCTGCTGATGGCCAACAATGTGCGCGACATCCCCACGGACATGGTGGCGGGCAAGCGGACACTGGCCGTGCGGCTGGGCGACCGCCATGCCCGCGAGAGCTACGTCCTGATGCTGGCAGTCGCGATCCTATTGGTGGTGGTGTTGGCGCCTACCAAGCCCTGGATGCTTATAGTGCTGCTGCTGATCCCCGCCTGCCTCATGCCGGCCTGGCTCATGGTCAACGGCAGGAAGCGCAAGAGCCTCATTCCGGTGCTCAAGCAGACCGGACTGATCAATCTCGGCTACAGCGTGCTGTTCTCGCTGGGCCTCGTCCTGAGCCACGGCTTCTAA
- a CDS encoding AMP-binding protein gives MNIDPVLKALAAALHDEGPAVEIFVPEDGTPVAVPVETPGFDDAAVVVRTSGSTGTPKATVLTVDELAASSMATAIALRGEGQWLLALPLQYVAGVQVLVRSLFAGTRPWAMDLSNGFTPEAFTSGAEELTDTIRFTSLVPTQLQRLLDSPSPQTLAMLRRFNAILLGGAPAPAPLLDAAREAGLKVVTTYGSAETCGGCVYDGRPLEGVQVMLDDDGRVLLGGDTVASGYLDAPEATAEAFFEEDGTRWYRTNDLGELAADGTLTVLGRADDVIITGGVKASAAFIQAELEKFDGVTAAFVAGVPSREWGQAVAAYVAVEDSSPESIADYKAHCQESLGTLAPKTVLTTDGLIMLPNGKPDRLAMIELLTEVHQGE, from the coding sequence GTGAACATCGATCCCGTTCTCAAAGCCCTCGCCGCCGCCCTCCACGACGAGGGACCCGCCGTCGAAATCTTCGTCCCGGAGGACGGCACCCCGGTGGCGGTCCCCGTTGAGACGCCCGGTTTCGATGACGCCGCGGTAGTGGTCCGCACCTCCGGTTCCACCGGTACGCCCAAGGCCACGGTGCTCACGGTCGACGAGCTCGCTGCTTCTTCCATGGCCACGGCCATCGCGCTCCGGGGCGAGGGCCAATGGCTTCTGGCCCTGCCGCTGCAATACGTCGCCGGGGTCCAGGTGTTGGTCCGCTCCCTCTTCGCGGGCACGCGTCCGTGGGCCATGGACCTCTCGAACGGCTTCACTCCCGAGGCCTTCACCTCCGGCGCCGAAGAGCTGACCGACACGATCCGCTTCACCTCCTTGGTGCCGACGCAGCTGCAGCGGCTCCTGGACTCGCCCTCGCCGCAGACCCTCGCGATGCTTCGCCGCTTCAATGCCATCCTTCTGGGCGGCGCGCCCGCGCCCGCGCCGCTGCTGGACGCCGCCAGGGAGGCCGGGCTGAAGGTCGTGACCACCTATGGCTCGGCTGAGACGTGCGGCGGTTGCGTGTACGACGGAAGGCCGCTTGAGGGCGTCCAGGTCATGCTCGACGACGACGGCCGGGTCCTCCTGGGCGGCGACACCGTGGCTTCCGGTTACCTGGACGCGCCCGAGGCGACTGCCGAAGCGTTCTTCGAGGAGGACGGCACCCGCTGGTACCGCACCAACGATCTTGGCGAGCTCGCCGCCGACGGTACGCTCACTGTGCTGGGACGCGCCGACGACGTCATCATCACCGGCGGCGTCAAAGCCTCCGCCGCGTTCATCCAGGCTGAGCTTGAAAAGTTCGACGGCGTCACGGCGGCTTTCGTGGCCGGGGTGCCTTCCCGGGAGTGGGGCCAGGCGGTGGCAGCGTATGTTGCCGTCGAGGACAGCTCCCCGGAAAGCATCGCAGACTACAAGGCCCACTGCCAGGAATCGCTAGGGACCCTCGCTCCGAAAACAGTGCTGACCACGGATGGACTCATCATGCTCCCTAATGGAAAGCCGGACCGGCTGGCGATGATCGAGCTTCTCACCGAGGTGCATCAGGGAGAATAG
- a CDS encoding VOC family protein, producing the protein MALNFQVVIDCKNPHVLADWWAETLEWIVEPQDEAFIRSMVDQGFATEAETTTHNGNLVWKDGAAIGPEEDQDKDARRRFLFQTVPEDKTVKNRVHWDVRLNGQDKDEVRATLEARGAKYLWTAKQGPHEWHTMADPEGNEFCIS; encoded by the coding sequence ATGGCACTGAACTTTCAGGTAGTGATCGACTGCAAGAATCCGCACGTCCTCGCCGATTGGTGGGCCGAGACGCTCGAGTGGATCGTGGAGCCCCAGGACGAAGCGTTCATCCGGTCCATGGTCGATCAAGGCTTTGCCACGGAGGCTGAAACGACCACCCACAACGGCAACCTGGTGTGGAAGGACGGCGCGGCCATCGGCCCCGAAGAAGACCAGGACAAGGACGCCCGCCGCCGCTTCCTGTTCCAGACCGTTCCGGAGGACAAGACCGTCAAGAACCGGGTTCACTGGGACGTGCGCCTCAACGGACAGGACAAGGACGAAGTCCGCGCCACATTGGAAGCGCGCGGCGCGAAATACCTCTGGACGGCCAAGCAAGGGCCGCACGAATGGCACACCATGGCGGATCCCGAAGGCAACGAGTTCTGCATCAGCTGA
- a CDS encoding dienelactone hydrolase family protein, which yields MVHIDLSADSAAAGGSRTLQGYLAEPDGEGPFPGVVLIHEAFGLDDMMRRHTDRLASAGYLTLAVDLYSDGGARRCLVATMRSLMSGTGRAFTDVSTARSWLRSDVRCTGKVGVIGFCMGGAFALLAAHDDFDAASVNYGQLPRHLEQALAGACPVVANYGGKDRTLRGAAAKLEAALTNLGIEHDVKEFPTAGHAFMNDVPVGPRPLRPLMRVMGIKPDPAAAPEGWQRIEDHFAKHLRD from the coding sequence ATGGTGCACATTGACTTGAGCGCGGACAGTGCGGCGGCCGGAGGCTCGCGGACCCTGCAGGGGTACTTGGCCGAGCCCGACGGCGAAGGTCCGTTTCCCGGCGTCGTGCTTATCCATGAAGCCTTTGGGCTCGACGACATGATGCGGCGGCACACAGACAGGCTCGCCTCGGCCGGTTACTTGACGCTCGCCGTCGATCTCTATAGCGACGGCGGCGCGAGGCGCTGCCTCGTGGCGACCATGCGCTCCCTGATGTCGGGCACGGGCCGGGCATTTACGGATGTGTCCACGGCACGTTCCTGGCTCCGCAGCGATGTCCGGTGCACTGGAAAAGTGGGGGTCATCGGTTTCTGCATGGGAGGCGCCTTCGCCCTGCTCGCGGCCCACGACGACTTCGACGCGGCCTCCGTGAACTACGGCCAATTGCCACGGCACCTGGAGCAGGCTTTGGCGGGCGCTTGCCCGGTGGTGGCCAACTATGGAGGCAAGGACCGGACGTTGCGGGGAGCGGCCGCGAAGTTGGAGGCTGCGTTGACGAACCTTGGGATCGAGCACGACGTCAAGGAGTTCCCGACGGCGGGCCACGCCTTCATGAACGACGTTCCGGTCGGGCCCCGGCCACTGCGGCCGTTGATGCGGGTGATGGGCATCAAACCCGATCCGGCTGCGGCTCCGGAAGGCTGGCAGCGGATCGAGGACCACTTCGCGAAGCACCTGAGGGACTAG
- a CDS encoding 3-hydroxyacyl-CoA dehydrogenase family protein, with the protein MTATPAIPHVVGVLGGGRMGAGIAHAFLIKGATVIVVERDHESAAGAQGRVAEAVAKSAARGTLTETAGEALSRFSTSTDYDSFVHCGLVVEAVPEDYELKVAALKAVEEHLSADAFLASNTSSLSVTGLASQLRRPANFVGLHFFNPVPASTLIEVVLAKETSPELAATAKSWTEALGKTAVVVNDAPGFASSRLGVAIALEAMRMVEEGVASAEDIDAAMVLGYKHPTGPLKTTDIVGLDVRLGIAEYLHSTLGERFAPPQILRDKVARGELGRKTGKGFFDWTD; encoded by the coding sequence ATGACAGCAACGCCCGCCATCCCGCATGTTGTCGGTGTCCTCGGCGGTGGCCGCATGGGTGCCGGCATCGCCCATGCCTTCCTGATCAAGGGCGCTACGGTGATCGTCGTCGAGCGAGACCACGAATCCGCCGCCGGTGCGCAGGGTCGCGTTGCTGAGGCCGTGGCCAAGTCCGCCGCCCGAGGCACCCTGACGGAAACCGCCGGAGAGGCCTTGTCCCGGTTCAGCACCTCAACCGACTATGACTCCTTCGTCCATTGCGGGCTCGTGGTCGAAGCCGTGCCCGAGGACTACGAGCTCAAGGTTGCGGCCCTCAAAGCTGTGGAGGAGCACCTCTCCGCCGACGCCTTCCTGGCCTCCAACACCTCGTCGCTCTCCGTGACCGGGCTCGCTTCGCAGCTCCGGCGGCCCGCCAATTTCGTGGGCCTGCACTTCTTCAACCCGGTCCCGGCTTCCACGCTCATCGAGGTGGTCCTGGCCAAGGAGACTTCGCCGGAGCTCGCCGCCACGGCGAAAAGCTGGACCGAGGCACTCGGCAAGACCGCCGTCGTCGTCAACGATGCGCCCGGCTTTGCCTCGTCGCGGCTGGGCGTCGCGATCGCACTCGAGGCGATGCGCATGGTGGAAGAAGGCGTGGCCTCCGCGGAGGACATCGACGCCGCCATGGTGCTCGGCTACAAGCACCCCACGGGACCGCTCAAGACCACGGACATCGTGGGCCTGGACGTGCGCCTCGGCATCGCCGAGTACCTGCATTCGACGCTCGGGGAGCGCTTCGCCCCGCCGCAGATCCTGCGCGACAAGGTTGCCCGCGGCGAGCTGGGACGCAAGACCGGCAAGGGTTTCTTCGACTGGACTGACTAG
- a CDS encoding pentapeptide repeat-containing protein: MAAVAKVTAPRISPIRLDELRDDPAPDFQRGERYDGVRLTRAVADGAELSGADFIECEFNGVSFNEAQLRGANFRDCILNEPYAPVFTAARTSWREVEISNPRWGSAEMYEGAWHSVKIDGGKLDFLNLRGSKLTDVVITGCIINELDLGACTATRMVLKDCTIGTLDVTGAKLKDVDLRGSDFRMINGLGGLSGVVIDDYQLSLLAPLLAGHLGIRVI; the protein is encoded by the coding sequence ATGGCGGCGGTCGCCAAGGTGACGGCACCCCGGATTTCCCCGATCAGGCTTGACGAGCTCCGCGACGATCCCGCGCCGGACTTCCAGCGCGGGGAGCGGTACGACGGCGTCCGCCTCACCCGGGCCGTGGCTGACGGAGCGGAGCTGAGCGGGGCGGACTTCATCGAGTGTGAATTCAACGGAGTCTCTTTCAACGAGGCACAGCTGCGTGGCGCGAACTTCCGGGACTGCATCCTGAATGAGCCCTACGCGCCGGTGTTTACCGCTGCACGCACCTCGTGGCGTGAAGTGGAGATCAGCAACCCGCGTTGGGGTTCTGCGGAGATGTACGAGGGCGCCTGGCATTCGGTGAAGATCGACGGCGGCAAGCTGGACTTCCTGAACCTGCGTGGATCCAAACTCACGGATGTGGTGATCACGGGCTGCATCATCAATGAGCTCGACCTCGGGGCATGTACCGCGACGCGGATGGTGCTCAAGGACTGCACCATCGGGACCCTGGATGTCACAGGGGCCAAGCTCAAGGATGTGGACCTGCGTGGCTCGGACTTCCGGATGATCAATGGACTTGGTGGACTGTCCGGCGTGGTCATTGACGATTACCAGCTCAGCCTGTTGGCGCCCCTTTTGGCCGGACATCTGGGTATCCGGGTGATCTGA
- a CDS encoding 1,4-dihydroxy-2-naphthoyl-CoA synthase produces MSNDFPAKVSDVFDPSRWRTVSGFDDFQDMTYHRQVERDADGKVTRDVPTVRIAFNRPEVRNAFRPGTVDELYRAMDHARMTPDVATVLLTGNGPSPKDGGHSFCSGGDQRIRGRDGYRYADGETQESIDPARAGRLHILEVQRLMRTMPKVVIAVVNGWAAGGGHSLHVVSDLTIASREHGKFKQTDATVGSFDAGYGSALLARQIGQKAAREIFFLAREYSAEDMVRMGAVNEAVDHERLEEVALEYAADIARQSPQAIRMLKFAFNLADDGLAGQQVFAGEATRLAYMTDEAVEGKEAFLEKRDPDWSNFPYYF; encoded by the coding sequence GTGAGCAACGACTTCCCCGCCAAGGTATCCGACGTCTTTGACCCGTCGCGCTGGCGCACCGTGTCCGGTTTCGACGATTTCCAGGACATGACGTACCACCGGCAGGTCGAGCGGGACGCCGACGGAAAAGTGACGAGGGACGTTCCGACGGTCCGGATTGCCTTCAACCGCCCGGAGGTCCGCAACGCCTTCCGTCCCGGCACCGTTGACGAGCTCTACCGCGCCATGGACCACGCCCGGATGACTCCGGATGTCGCCACAGTGCTCCTCACCGGAAACGGTCCCTCCCCCAAGGACGGCGGCCATTCCTTCTGTTCCGGCGGTGACCAGCGGATCCGCGGACGAGACGGGTACCGGTACGCCGACGGCGAGACGCAGGAGAGCATCGACCCCGCCCGGGCCGGCCGCTTGCACATCCTGGAAGTCCAGCGGCTCATGCGGACCATGCCTAAGGTGGTCATCGCGGTCGTGAACGGCTGGGCCGCAGGTGGCGGGCACTCGCTGCACGTTGTCTCTGACCTCACCATCGCCTCCCGCGAGCACGGCAAGTTCAAGCAGACCGACGCCACCGTGGGAAGTTTCGACGCCGGCTACGGCTCGGCGCTGCTCGCCCGCCAGATCGGGCAGAAAGCCGCCCGCGAGATCTTCTTCCTGGCCCGTGAATATTCCGCGGAGGACATGGTGCGCATGGGTGCAGTCAACGAAGCCGTGGACCACGAGCGCCTCGAGGAGGTTGCCTTGGAGTACGCGGCGGACATCGCGCGCCAATCCCCGCAAGCCATCCGCATGCTCAAGTTCGCCTTCAACCTCGCCGACGACGGCCTGGCCGGCCAGCAGGTGTTCGCCGGGGAGGCCACGCGCCTGGCATACATGACGGACGAAGCCGTCGAGGGCAAGGAAGCCTTCCTCGAGAAGCGCGATCCGGACTGGTCCAACTTCCCTTACTACTTCTAG